In the Drosophila takahashii strain IR98-3 E-12201 chromosome 3R, DtakHiC1v2, whole genome shotgun sequence genome, one interval contains:
- the LOC108062357 gene encoding lysosome membrane protein 2 has translation MKLFTNQNQRNAKLLRSAALGMTLLFFGSLVIIADPLQSILDTQLSLKPGALLHRLWLLPPLDVYINVYMFNYTNVDEFTAGRATKLQLQEVGPYVYKEVLSNHNITYNESNNTITYTPKREYIFAPERSVGDPKVDRIRAPNIPLMGVTTLASSLSMFAALGLSAITRQLNSQPMLEMSVHDYMWGYEDHLVELASRFVPNWIDFTSFGIMEKLFREGNESNVFNMNLPEPKDKYGVRLPDAPRGYTVDSINGERGFKGWEYNNANNGTMCNRIWGSHDATLFPLDMDENDEFFLYRRTFCRRLPVKFNRTTSYNGLDAYEFVMEPDSFDSEVDNANSSCYCKNNRCLKKGVGSVSPCYYNIPLAITYPHFMHADPSLLEPFEGLQPNETRFTSTFVVQPQLGAPMQGTHLRLQANQVVGKVNFNRMMTPFENMILPLLWVDLNIDVLCLSLRLLIHGIKWGFPLLQWSAALGMLLAGVYQLCSALMLCIWPPTKQFQKVDQVERGATTIQVIGAGLSLASGLRKSSIQLDPEEQHHLLFGGGSFIPKLAKA, from the exons AGCTGCTGCGCAGCGCTGCCCTCGGGATGACCCTGCTGTTCTTCGGGTCACTGGTGATCATCGCGGACCCACTTCAGAGCATCCTGGATACG CAATTGAGCTTGAAGCCGGGGGCCCTGCTCCATCGCCTGTGGCTCCTGCCGCCGCTGGATGTTTACATTAATGTGTACATGTTTAACTACACCAATGTGGATGAGTTCACGGCGGGCAGGGCGAccaagttgcagttgcaggaGGTGGGTCCCTATGTCTACAAGGAGGTGTTGAGCAACCACAACATCACCTACAACGAGTCCAACAACACCATCACCTATACGCCAAAGCGTGAGTATATCTTTGCGCCGGAACGATCGGTGGGTGATCCCAAGGTCGACCGCATCCGGGCGCCCAACATTCCGCTGATGGGAGTGACCACCCTGGCCTCCAGTCTGTCGATGTTCGCCGCCTTGGGGCTGAGTGCCATTACCAGGCAGCTGAACTCGCAGCCCATGCTGGAGATGAGTGTCCACGACTACATGTGGGGCTACGAGGATCACCTGGTGGAACTGGCTTCTCGTTTCGTGCCCAATTGGATTGACTTTACCAGCTTTGGAATTATGGAGAAG CTCTTTCGGGAGGGAAACGAGAGCAATGTGTTCAACATGAACCTGCCGGAACCCAAGGACAAATATGGTGTAAGATTGCCGGATGCTCCTCGTGGTTACACCGTAGACAGTATAAATGGAGAGCGTGGCTTCAAGGGTTGGGAGTACAACAATGCCAACAA TGGCACCATGTGCAATCGCATCTGGGGCAGTCACGATGCCACGCTCTTTCCGCTGGACATGGACGAGAACGACGAGTTCTTCCTGTACAGGCGAACCTTCTGCCGGCGATTGCCGGTGAAGTTCAATCGCACCACCTCATACAATGGCCTCGATGCCTACGAGTTCGTGATGGAGCCGGACTCCTTCGACAGCGAGGTGGACAACGCCAACTCCTCGTGCTACTGCAAGAACAATCGCTGCCTGAAGAAGGGAGTCGGCAGTGTGTCGCCCTGTTACTACA ACATTCCTCTAGCGATTACGTATCCGCATTTCATGCACGCCGATCCCAGTCTACTGGAGCCATTCGAAGGCCTCCAGCCGAATGAGACGCGTTTCACCTCCACCTTTGTGGTGCAACCG CAACTGGGAGCTCCCATGCAGGGCACCCACCTGCGGTTGCAGGCCAATCAGGTGGTGGGAAAGGTGAACTTTAACCGCATGATGACGCCCTTCGAGAACATGATCCTGCCGCTGCTGTGGGTGGACCTCAACATCGATGTCCTGTGCCTGAGCCTGCGCCTGCTCATCCATGGCATCAAGTGGGGCTTCCCGCTGCTGCAGTGGAGCGCCGCCTTGGGAATGCTGCTGGCCGGCGTTTACCAGCTGTGCAGCGCCCTGATGCTCTGCATCTGGCCACCCACCAAGCAGTTCCAGAAGGTGGATCAGGTTGAGCGAGGGGCCACCACGATTCAGGTGATCGGAGCTGGCCTCAGCTTGGCCAGCGGACTGCGGAAATCCTCTATTCAGCTGGATCCCGAGGAGCAGCACCACCTGCTCTTCGGCGGCGGCAGCTTCATACCCAAGTTGGCCAAGGCGTAA
- the LOC108062364 gene encoding trypsin-1 produces MMKPSQSQSLSRSQSRSHSQCHWQIPVCLLLLLVPSSRQFETDCGCRPARRGPRIIAGASTNEGQFPWQASLELLHPSLGFLGHWCGAVLIHQYWILSAAHCVHNDLFNLPIPPLWTVVLGEHDRDVESGNEQRIPVEKIVMHHRYHNFRHDVVLMKLSKPADLARASNIRRICLPFLLAESQDPILSADVSPASSPTDEDVLIQQLELEDVPEKIDNFLRSVQSRRRYRNVTAPSMKELMNMKILSRMRQALAQRSPRSLKRSRRRNDKLMKLGPRRDLEDSVEQKHLKVSEEPKEMAFVDCVATGWGKANISGDLSNQLLKTQVPLHQNGRCKDAYGSFVNIHGGHLCAGKLNGEGGTCVGDSGGPLQCRLSRDGPWILVGVTSFGSGCALEGFPDVYTRTSYYMKWIEDTIAAH; encoded by the exons ATGATGAAGCCATCACAATCACAGTCACTGTCACGGTCACAGTCGCGGTCACACTCGCAATGCCACTGGCAGATCCCAGTGtgccttctgctgctgctggtgcccTCTTCCAGACAGTTCGAGACGG actGTGGCTGTCGTCCAGCGCGTCGAGGACCGCGGATAATTGCTGGAGCTTCCACGAACGAGGGTCAGTTTCCCTGGCAGGCCTCCCTGGAGCTGCTGCACCCGTCGCTCGGATTCCTGGGCCACTGGTGCGGGGCGGTGCTGATCCACCAGTACTGGATACTCTCCGCCGCCCACTGTGTTCACAA CGATCTCTTTAACCTGCCCATTCCACCGCTGTGGACGGTGGTGCTGGGCGAACACGACCGCGATGTGGAATCGGGCAACGAGCAGCGCATTCCCGTCGAGAAGATCGTGATGCACCACCGCTACCACAACTTCCGGCACGACGTGGTGCTGATGAAGCTCTCCAAGCCGGCGGATCTCGCCAGGGCCTCCAATATCAGGCGCATCTGCCTGCCCTTCCTGCTGGCCGAATCTCAGGATCCTATCCTTTCGGCAGACGTGTCTCCAGCATCATCGCCCACCGATGAGGATGTGCTCATCCAGCAGCTGGAGCTGGAGGATGTGCCCGAGAAGATCGACAACTTCCTGCGCAGCGTCCAGAGCCGCCGGCGCTATCGGAATGTCACGGCGCCCAGCATGAAGGAGCTGATGAACATGAAGATCCTCAGCAGGATGCGCCAAGCGCTGGCGCAACGCTCCCCGCGCAGTTTAAAACGTTCGCGAAGGCGGAACGATAAGCTCATGAAGCTGGGTCCTCGGAGGGATTTGGAGGATTCAGTGGAGCAGAAGCATCTCAAAGTCAGCGAGGAGCCAAAGGAAATGGCCTTTGTGGACTGCGTGGCCACGGGATGGGGCAAGGCCAATATCAGTGGTGATCTCTCCAATCAGCTGCTAAAAACACAGGTGCCACTGCATCAGAATGGCAG GTGCAAGGACGCCTACGGCAGCTTCGTGAACATCCACGGCGGTCACCTGTGCGCCGGCAAGCTGAACGGCGAGGGCGGCACTTGCGTGGGCGACTCCGGCGGACCGCTGCAGTGCCGCCTGAGCCGCGACGGACCCTGGATCCTGGTGGGGGTCACCTCCTTCGGCTCGGGCTGTGCCCTGGAGGGCTTTCCGGACGTCTACACCCGCACCTCGTACTACATGAAGTGGATCGAGGACACCATTGCCGCCCACTGA